AGAGTGTCCTCCGTAACAGCATTAACCTTCAAAACTTCCTGAAAAAAATCAGTGAATAGTGAAAAGGTAATGATGCCAAACAGAGTGCGAACACCAAATAGCTTCCCCAAAAATTTTATTCCGAGAAAGAAAAGGGGAATATTAAAAATCAACATAGTTACACCAAGTGGAATATTTAAAATAGAATTTAGAACTACGGCTATTCCGCTTACGCCACCGGCAGCAATTTTATTTGGAGATAAAAACATAACAAGAGAGAGAGCCATTAATATTGCTCCAACACTAATGGCGCCATAATTAATTATTACTTTTATAATGTTATTAGTTTTTAGTTTCATCGCTCGTTTTTTTCCTATTTATAATAATTCTCTCCCAAAAACGTGGAAAGAATCTTAATTGCCAAACTCGAATAATTGCTTCATATACAATTTTTTTTGACATTTTTGATTGCCCGTTACGTCGTTCTTCAAATACAATGGGTATCTCGGAAATACGAAAATTATGTTTCCATGTTTTGTAATTCAATTCTACCTGAAATGAATATCCTTCGGAAATTATCCTGTTCAAATCAAGTTCTTCCAAAACTTTCCTGCGAAAGCATTTGAATCCACCAGTGGGATCTTTTACGGGCATTCCTGTAATAAATCGAACATATTTTGACGCAAACACACTAAGAATCAATCTTTTAAATGGCCAATTAACTACATTTATTCCATCACAATATCTCGAACCTATTACCAAGTCAGCGGTCTTAATTGCTTCGAGAAGATTTGGAAGAGCATTCGGATCGTGGGAAAAATCGGCATCCATTTCTAAAATGTAATCATATTTATTTTCAATACCGTAGTGAAATCCTGTTATATAAGCTGAACCGAGTCCCATTTTGCCAGCTCGCTCTATTAAATGAATTCGAGGATTTTTTTTTATTTCTTGTTTTACAATATCTGCTGTATGATCGGGTGAGTTATCATCCACGATCAGCAATTCAATTCTCTCGTCTTGTTTGAGGATCTCCGGTATTAACTTCGGCATATTCTCAGATTCATTATAGGTTGGTACGATTACCAATGCCTTATTTTCTTTCATGTTTATCCTTTAAGGTTTTTAGAATTTGATTTTTTAAACTTCTTTTTTTTTCATATATAAAAAAAAGTCATGGGGCTTTAATGTCAAATTATTTCAAAAATTAGTGAGCTTTTATCCTCAAAATTGTCATTAGATGGTTTAGTGTTTTATTAAAAAAGTGTAAAAAAATATTTTAAGATTGAACTAACAAGTAAAAATATTTGGAATTCTTTGACAAAAAAATACAAAATCAGATTTTTGATTCAAATTTTATGATAAGTTAAATATCATTTTTCTATTTAATCGATTAATCATTTTTAGTTCTTTAATTTTATATTTTATCAATATTTTGGAGGAAATAATTGAAATGAAAAAAAGAGTAAGCATAATTGAAGTTTTAATGGTAATTTTAATAACGGGAATTATAGTGATAATAATTTTCCCATCCATTGATGCAAAAAAGAAAACAAAAATAATCAGTCTGGAAGTACTTCCAACTTTTGAACTTATTCAAGAACAAAACGACATTTTTTTTGAAGAAAACGGTTATTACCCATTTCTTTCTCAGTTAAATATCAAAGGCATTAACGATAAAAAATATTTTAGTTACGACATGACGGACTCAACCCTAACCGCTACAAGTTTGAAACCTTTTGGTAGAACAGGTGCGGTTATTGTTTATAATTTTATTGATAATCAATGGTCTGTTGAAGGCACCGAAGGGGTTATTAAGGAATTCTGGTTACCGTAAAAATAACCCGAATAACAACCTGATTTAAATATCAACCGCTCTGCCCTTTGATAAATCTAAGTGCAGAAACGGTATTGATTTTGATTCCCTTTTTCGTACATATTTTTATACGATTCGATCAGGTGATTCCTTATTTTAGATCATGAAAAAGATTTTAGTTACTTTGTGCCTATTTTTTTGTTTGTTTACTACATTATTTGCGGAAAAATTATATTTTAGCGAAGACTTATCCTCCCAAAATTCAGGGAATTCTTATTTACAGAAAGATAAATTTGCTCATCTTACAACTGCCTGCTTTCTCTACTGCTGGAACTACAAAGTAATGAGCGACATCTGCCAAATTAATTCAACAAAATGTAAATATCTTTCTTTTAGTCTTGTTAATCTT
Above is a genomic segment from Candidatus Cloacimonadota bacterium containing:
- a CDS encoding polyprenol monophosphomannose synthase, which codes for MKENKALVIVPTYNESENMPKLIPEILKQDERIELLIVDDNSPDHTADIVKQEIKKNPRIHLIERAGKMGLGSAYITGFHYGIENKYDYILEMDADFSHDPNALPNLLEAIKTADLVIGSRYCDGINVVNWPFKRLILSVFASKYVRFITGMPVKDPTGGFKCFRRKVLEELDLNRIISEGYSFQVELNYKTWKHNFRISEIPIVFEERRNGQSKMSKKIVYEAIIRVWQLRFFPRFWERIIINRKKTSDETKN